From the Maioricimonas rarisocia genome, one window contains:
- the mreD gene encoding rod shape-determining protein MreD has protein sequence MRQILSLLLVIYAAAAVDIAAAAHLRASNVLVPDLLSACLLLMILPRSSSTSVILGGALGLLIDALGAGPLGVGMIVAAALVPLLRRALRRHSQPPLTKLVVVTMLAVTFLILSRTAARVWVESGKLLEGPDVMLAAGRGAATALLVLAIALPGRAVRLLRPPRKLART, from the coding sequence GTGCGCCAGATCCTTTCCCTTCTGCTGGTGATCTACGCGGCTGCAGCGGTCGATATCGCGGCAGCGGCTCACCTGCGTGCGTCGAATGTGCTGGTTCCCGACCTGCTGTCCGCATGCCTGTTGCTGATGATCCTGCCCCGATCCTCCAGCACGTCGGTAATACTGGGGGGAGCACTCGGGCTGTTGATCGACGCACTGGGGGCCGGTCCGCTGGGAGTGGGAATGATCGTCGCCGCGGCGCTCGTGCCGCTGCTCAGAAGAGCCCTGCGGCGGCATTCGCAGCCACCGCTGACAAAGCTGGTGGTCGTCACGATGCTGGCCGTCACGTTTCTGATTCTCTCGCGGACTGCCGCACGCGTCTGGGTGGAGTCTGGAAAGCTGCTCGAAGGTCCGGACGTGATGCTGGCCGCCGGTCGCGGAGCGGCGACCGCTCTGCTTGTGCTGGCGATTGCCCTGCCCGGCCGCGCGGTGCGTCTCCTTCGTCCCCCGCGCAAGCTCGCGCGTACCTGA
- the mreB gene encoding rod shape-determining protein, which produces MLNRLRRWFCPDLGIDLGTANTLVAVHGAGIVVDEPSVVALERGKRQILGRGAAVGRLARQMLGRTPDSITAVRPLKDGVITDFELCEEMLQYFIRKALRQSTGLRPRVVIAVPGGITPVEKRAVFNSAERAGAGRIYLIQESKAASIGAGLPISEPLASMVCDIGGGTTEVAILSLGDIVVSKSIRVAGDEMDEAIVESMRKRFSLRIGTQTAEQIKIQIGSAYPLEEELTMEVRGLDTISGIPRRATVTSEEIREALRKPIEAILESVKHVIEQCDPELVADLSDTGLVLTGGGALLRRLDLLMREQLGVPVRVAEDPLTTVARGTAICLEHLDHWRHSLDSETSDV; this is translated from the coding sequence ATGCTCAACCGGTTGCGGAGATGGTTCTGTCCGGACCTCGGAATCGATCTGGGAACGGCCAACACGCTGGTTGCCGTTCACGGAGCGGGGATCGTCGTGGACGAACCGTCCGTTGTCGCCCTCGAGCGTGGTAAACGCCAGATTCTCGGCCGGGGAGCCGCTGTGGGCCGTCTGGCCCGGCAAATGCTTGGCCGCACGCCCGATTCGATCACGGCGGTACGGCCCCTCAAGGACGGTGTGATCACCGACTTCGAGCTGTGCGAGGAGATGCTGCAGTACTTCATCCGCAAGGCACTGCGGCAAAGTACCGGCCTGCGTCCCCGTGTTGTCATCGCCGTCCCGGGCGGGATCACCCCCGTCGAGAAACGGGCCGTCTTCAACAGTGCCGAGCGGGCCGGCGCGGGACGAATCTACCTGATCCAGGAATCCAAGGCGGCCAGCATCGGCGCCGGGCTGCCGATCTCCGAGCCGCTCGCGAGCATGGTGTGCGACATCGGCGGCGGCACGACCGAAGTCGCGATCCTCAGCCTGGGGGACATCGTCGTTTCGAAGTCGATCCGCGTGGCCGGCGACGAAATGGACGAAGCGATCGTCGAGTCGATGCGGAAACGGTTCTCACTGAGGATCGGTACGCAGACCGCCGAGCAGATCAAGATCCAGATCGGCAGCGCCTATCCCCTCGAGGAAGAGCTGACGATGGAGGTGCGGGGACTCGATACGATCAGCGGGATTCCCCGGCGGGCCACCGTCACCAGTGAAGAGATTCGCGAAGCGCTGCGGAAACCGATCGAGGCGATTCTCGAGTCGGTCAAACACGTCATCGAACAGTGTGACCCAGAACTTGTCGCCGACCTCTCCGATACCGGGCTGGTCCTGACCGGAGGGGGAGCCCTGCTTCGCCGACTGGACCTGCTGATGCGCGAACAGCTCGGCGTGCCGGTTCGGGTCGCGGAAGATCCGCTGACCACTGTCGCCCGCGGGACGGCGATCTGTCTGGAACACCTCGACCACTGGCGACACAGTCTCGACTCGGAAACGAGCGACGTCTAA
- the mreC gene encoding rod shape-determining protein MreC codes for MARKTLRRELLAMSVCWLLGGLLLASSSDSSGPIRNRARDLVAPGASMIQTAWSKSSRIIADLRYRPVDTSPVEQLEEELAHWRRAALAMQIREARLREDLERLQTDVNVTASESLTILSVVPARVLGGDRDRLIEWSTSLLNRGTHDGLAVGDFVLGDDGLLIDQGETSGVEADLLVRAGRQAVGRISSVGRWTSTVQPVTDPGFRGAAQLVRRLSEGTVFGAEGVLTGDGEGGCLLQFVSATAPVAVGDLVYSPVLRSPGGVPLHYGTVVRAELATGASHWVIEVDPAISLAEGLPGHVEVLTEHLRAERLAAVPSRPQP; via the coding sequence ATGGCGCGAAAAACTCTCAGACGGGAGCTCCTCGCCATGTCGGTCTGCTGGCTGCTGGGGGGACTGCTGCTCGCCTCGTCCTCGGACAGTTCCGGACCGATCCGCAACCGTGCGCGGGATCTGGTCGCTCCCGGGGCGTCGATGATCCAGACCGCCTGGTCGAAATCCTCGCGCATCATTGCGGACCTGCGATACCGACCTGTCGACACCAGCCCGGTCGAGCAGCTCGAAGAGGAACTCGCCCACTGGCGGAGGGCCGCACTGGCGATGCAGATCCGCGAGGCCCGGCTGCGGGAGGATCTGGAGCGGCTTCAGACTGACGTGAATGTCACCGCCAGCGAATCGCTCACGATACTCTCCGTGGTGCCCGCACGCGTTCTGGGAGGCGACCGGGACCGGCTGATCGAATGGTCCACCTCCCTGCTGAACCGGGGCACGCACGATGGACTGGCCGTTGGCGATTTCGTTCTGGGTGATGACGGACTGTTGATCGATCAGGGGGAAACCAGCGGCGTCGAGGCAGATCTGCTCGTCCGCGCCGGCCGGCAGGCGGTCGGTCGCATCAGCTCGGTCGGCCGCTGGACCAGCACCGTCCAGCCGGTCACCGATCCCGGGTTTCGCGGGGCCGCTCAGCTCGTCCGCCGTCTTTCTGAAGGAACGGTCTTCGGAGCCGAAGGTGTCCTGACCGGCGATGGCGAAGGGGGATGCCTGCTGCAGTTCGTGTCGGCGACCGCTCCGGTTGCGGTGGGTGACCTGGTTTACTCGCCGGTGCTTCGATCTCCCGGCGGCGTTCCGCTGCACTATGGGACCGTGGTTCGGGCCGAGCTCGCGACCGGGGCCTCCCACTGGGTCATCGAGGTCGATCCGGCCATATCTCTCGCCGAAGGTCTGCCAGGCCACGTGGAAGTCCTGACCGAGCACCTGCGTGCTGAGCGTCTCGCCGCCGTTCCCTCCAGACCACAGCCGTGA